One genomic segment of Amycolatopsis granulosa includes these proteins:
- a CDS encoding DUF6098 family protein: MAVEESLPTLHRLADLAELLIPGSVVYVRYSPGPEADAEHPSTDHESGLEMPGVSVNPLNAPGWWTLPVEDWLARRICQYLHQQQEGARPWVLTGKEIDFGPDNEPLLVDVEPLAWISGDLVREARERYHSRLDAGRATHED; the protein is encoded by the coding sequence ATGGCCGTCGAAGAGTCCCTGCCCACGCTGCACCGGCTGGCCGATCTGGCCGAGCTCCTCATCCCCGGGTCGGTCGTCTACGTCCGCTACTCGCCCGGTCCGGAGGCGGACGCCGAGCACCCGAGCACCGATCACGAAAGCGGGCTCGAGATGCCCGGCGTATCGGTGAACCCGTTGAACGCGCCGGGTTGGTGGACGCTGCCGGTGGAGGACTGGCTGGCGCGCCGGATCTGCCAGTACCTGCACCAGCAGCAGGAGGGGGCGCGGCCGTGGGTGCTCACCGGCAAGGAGATCGACTTCGGACCGGACAACGAGCCGTTGCTGGTGGACGTGGAGCCCCTCGCGTGGATTTCCGGTGATCTGGTGCGGGAGGCGCGCGAGCGGTACCACTCCCGGTTGGACGCGGGGCGCGCGACGCACGAAGATTGA
- the fdh gene encoding formate dehydrogenase — translation MGVGDWLRSWPVYRQLTGADPLGRGSAAQSARSRSLVPRTASADRVVHSVCPYCAVGCAQNVYVKDEQVVQIEGNPDSPISRGRLCPKGSASKQLVTGPQRVEKVLYRAPYGTQWQELDLPTAMDMVAERVLDARRKGWQDRDEQGNTLRRTMGLASLGGATLDNEENFLIKKLFTALGAIQIENQARIUHSATVPGLGASFGRGGATDYQQDLINSDCVIIMGSNMAEAHPVGFQWVVEAKARGAKVFHIDPRFTRTSALADRHVPLRAGSDIAFLGGVINYILSNGLEFREYVRSYTNASFLVSEEFADTEDLDGLFSGYDPETASYDPASWHYESSRPGPGDGARAKEQSAPDQHGSGGPPIQGGADDIAADPSLEHPRCVFQILKRHFSRYTPEMVERACGVPAELFLEVCRAWTENSGRERTAALVYSVGWTQHSMGAQYIRAGSIIQLLLGNIGRPGGGVFALRGHASIQGSTDIPTLFNLLPGYLPMPDTSHEDIAAYLRGIPGERQKGFWHNADAYLVSLLKEYWGEHATADNDWCFDYLPRINGDHGTYRTVMDMIDGKVFGYFLLGQNPAVGSAHGRLQRLGMANLDWLVVRDLAMIESATFWKDSPEIETGEIVPERCRTEVFFFPAASHVEKSGTFTQTQRMLQWRDKAVEPKGDQRSELWFFYHLGRILKEKLAGSADERDRPLLDLWWDYRMEGEEPSGEDVLRRINGVNLETGRALNGYLELKADGSTACGCWIYSGVFADEVNQAARRKPHDEQGPYESEWGWTWPLNRRVLYNRASADLQGHPWSERKKLVWWDAQKGEWTGYDVPDFEKTKPPDYRPEPGASGPAALHGDDPFVMQADGKGWLFAPNGVLDGPLPTHYEPHESPVRNPLYGQQGNPARKVYARADNPSNPSPPEQHGEVFPFVFTAARLTEHHTAGGMSRQLPYLAELQPALFVEVSPELAAERGLVHLDWAHVVTSRAAVDARVFVTERMRPLRIEDRVVHQIWMPYHWGYTGLVDGDVVNDLLGVVADPNVFIQESKVATCDVQPGRRPRGPALLAYLEEYRKRAGVTVETGTHIDTAAGAEGRS, via the coding sequence ATGGGCGTGGGTGACTGGCTGCGCTCGTGGCCGGTGTACCGGCAGCTGACCGGCGCCGACCCGCTGGGCCGGGGTAGCGCGGCGCAGTCGGCGCGGTCGCGGTCGCTGGTGCCGCGCACCGCCTCGGCGGACCGGGTGGTCCATTCGGTGTGCCCGTACTGCGCGGTGGGGTGCGCGCAGAACGTCTACGTCAAGGACGAGCAGGTCGTCCAGATCGAGGGCAATCCGGACTCGCCGATCTCGCGTGGCCGGCTGTGCCCGAAGGGGTCGGCCAGCAAGCAGCTGGTGACCGGTCCGCAGCGGGTGGAGAAGGTGCTCTACCGCGCGCCCTATGGCACGCAGTGGCAGGAGCTGGACCTGCCGACGGCGATGGACATGGTGGCCGAGCGGGTGCTGGACGCGCGGCGCAAGGGCTGGCAGGACCGCGACGAGCAGGGCAATACGTTGCGGCGCACGATGGGCCTGGCGAGCCTGGGTGGCGCGACGCTGGACAACGAAGAGAACTTCCTGATCAAGAAGTTGTTCACGGCGCTGGGTGCGATCCAGATCGAGAACCAGGCCCGTATTTGACACTCCGCCACGGTTCCCGGTCTGGGAGCCTCCTTCGGTCGCGGTGGTGCGACGGATTACCAGCAGGACCTGATCAACTCCGACTGTGTGATCATCATGGGCTCGAACATGGCCGAGGCCCATCCGGTCGGGTTCCAGTGGGTGGTGGAGGCCAAGGCGCGGGGCGCGAAGGTCTTCCACATCGACCCGCGGTTCACCCGGACCAGTGCGCTGGCGGACCGGCACGTGCCGTTGCGCGCCGGGTCGGACATCGCGTTCCTCGGCGGCGTGATCAACTACATCCTGAGCAACGGGCTGGAGTTCAGGGAGTACGTGCGGTCGTACACGAACGCGTCGTTCCTGGTGAGCGAGGAGTTCGCCGACACCGAGGACCTGGACGGGTTGTTCAGCGGCTACGACCCGGAGACGGCGTCCTATGACCCGGCGAGCTGGCACTACGAGAGCTCACGGCCGGGGCCGGGCGACGGCGCGCGGGCGAAGGAGCAGTCGGCGCCGGACCAGCACGGGTCGGGCGGGCCGCCGATCCAGGGCGGGGCCGACGACATCGCCGCGGATCCGTCGCTGGAGCACCCGCGGTGCGTGTTCCAGATCCTCAAGCGGCACTTCTCGCGGTACACGCCGGAGATGGTGGAACGTGCGTGCGGTGTGCCCGCCGAGCTGTTCCTCGAGGTCTGCCGGGCGTGGACGGAGAACTCGGGCCGGGAGCGGACCGCCGCGCTGGTGTACAGCGTGGGCTGGACGCAGCATTCGATGGGTGCCCAGTACATCCGGGCGGGTTCGATCATCCAGCTGCTGCTGGGCAACATCGGGCGTCCGGGGGGCGGGGTGTTCGCGCTGCGCGGGCACGCCTCGATCCAGGGCTCCACCGACATTCCGACGTTGTTCAACCTGCTGCCCGGGTACCTGCCGATGCCGGACACCTCGCACGAGGACATCGCCGCCTACCTGCGCGGCATCCCCGGTGAGCGGCAGAAGGGGTTCTGGCACAACGCCGACGCCTACCTGGTGTCGCTGCTGAAGGAGTACTGGGGCGAGCACGCCACGGCGGACAACGACTGGTGCTTCGACTACCTGCCGCGGATCAACGGTGATCACGGCACCTACCGGACCGTGATGGACATGATCGACGGGAAGGTGTTCGGGTACTTCCTGCTGGGGCAGAACCCGGCGGTGGGGTCGGCGCACGGCCGGTTGCAGCGGCTGGGCATGGCGAACCTGGACTGGCTGGTGGTGCGGGACCTGGCGATGATCGAGAGCGCCACGTTCTGGAAGGACTCGCCGGAGATCGAGACCGGGGAGATCGTGCCGGAGCGGTGCCGCACGGAGGTGTTCTTCTTCCCGGCGGCGTCGCACGTGGAGAAGTCGGGCACGTTCACGCAAACGCAGCGGATGCTGCAATGGCGGGACAAGGCGGTGGAACCCAAGGGTGATCAGCGCAGCGAGCTGTGGTTCTTCTACCACCTGGGCCGGATCCTGAAGGAGAAGCTCGCGGGGTCGGCGGACGAGCGGGACCGGCCGCTGCTGGACCTGTGGTGGGACTACCGGATGGAGGGGGAGGAACCCTCCGGTGAGGACGTGCTGCGGCGCATCAACGGGGTGAACCTGGAGACCGGGCGGGCGCTGAACGGCTACCTCGAGCTGAAGGCGGACGGCAGCACGGCGTGCGGTTGCTGGATCTACAGCGGGGTGTTCGCCGACGAGGTGAACCAGGCGGCGCGCCGCAAGCCGCACGACGAGCAGGGGCCGTACGAGTCGGAGTGGGGCTGGACCTGGCCGCTGAACCGGCGGGTGCTGTACAACCGGGCGTCGGCCGATCTGCAGGGCCATCCGTGGAGCGAGCGCAAGAAGCTGGTGTGGTGGGACGCGCAGAAGGGCGAGTGGACCGGGTACGACGTGCCGGACTTCGAGAAGACGAAGCCACCGGACTACCGGCCGGAGCCGGGTGCGTCGGGCCCGGCCGCGTTGCACGGTGATGATCCGTTCGTGATGCAGGCCGACGGCAAGGGCTGGCTGTTCGCGCCGAACGGCGTGCTGGACGGGCCGTTGCCGACGCACTACGAGCCGCACGAGTCGCCGGTGCGCAACCCGCTGTACGGGCAGCAGGGCAATCCGGCGCGCAAGGTGTACGCGCGGGCGGACAACCCGTCGAACCCGTCGCCGCCGGAGCAGCACGGCGAGGTGTTCCCGTTCGTGTTCACCGCGGCGCGGCTGACGGAGCACCACACGGCGGGCGGGATGAGCCGTCAGCTGCCGTACCTGGCGGAGTTGCAGCCGGCGTTGTTCGTGGAGGTCTCGCCGGAGCTGGCGGCCGAGCGCGGGCTGGTGCACCTGGACTGGGCGCACGTGGTGACGAGCCGCGCGGCGGTGGACGCGCGGGTGTTCGTCACCGAGCGGATGCGGCCGCTGCGCATCGAGGACCGGGTGGTGCACCAGATCTGGATGCCCTACCACTGGGGTTACACGGGTCTGGTCGACGGCGACGTGGTGAACGACCTGCTGGGTGTGGTGGCCGATCCGAACGTGTTCATCCAGGAGAGCAAGGTGGCCACGTGCGACGTCCAGCCGGGCCGCCGCCCGCGGGGCCCGGCCCTGCTGGCCTACCTGGAGGAGTACCGGAAGCGGGCGGGTGTCACCGTGGAGACGGGGACGCACATCGACACGGCCGCCGGAGCGGAGGGACGGTCATGA
- a CDS encoding 4Fe-4S dicluster domain-containing protein, translating into MTNGFSGPLPDPAGNAGYLEHPPRVGFFTDTSVCIGCKACEVACKEWNGVPDDGFDLLGMSFDNTGSLGANSWRHVAFVEQDRPGAVSPEPVDLGLPSFELPGAGDGAGSRTDFRWLMSSDVCKHCTHAGCLDVCPTGALFRTEFGSVVVQPDICNGCGYCVSGCPYGVIERREDDGRAWKCTLCYDRLRDGLEPACAKACPTDSIQFGPLDELRERAARRVDALHEAGVAEARLYGESPDDGVGGDGAFFLLLDEPEVYGLPPDPVVPTKDAGSMWRYAGMAASALVAAAVSVFFGRGRG; encoded by the coding sequence ATGACGAACGGTTTCTCCGGTCCGTTGCCGGACCCGGCGGGCAACGCCGGTTACCTGGAGCACCCGCCGCGGGTGGGGTTCTTCACCGACACCTCGGTGTGCATCGGCTGCAAGGCGTGCGAGGTGGCGTGCAAGGAGTGGAACGGGGTGCCCGACGACGGGTTCGACCTGCTGGGCATGTCGTTCGACAACACCGGGTCGCTCGGGGCGAACTCGTGGCGGCACGTGGCGTTCGTGGAGCAGGACCGGCCGGGTGCGGTGTCGCCGGAGCCGGTGGATCTGGGGCTGCCCTCGTTCGAGCTGCCGGGTGCCGGTGACGGCGCGGGGAGCCGGACGGATTTCCGGTGGCTGATGAGTTCGGACGTGTGCAAGCACTGCACGCACGCGGGCTGCCTGGATGTGTGCCCGACCGGTGCGTTGTTCCGCACCGAGTTCGGGTCGGTGGTGGTGCAGCCCGACATCTGCAACGGCTGTGGCTACTGCGTGTCCGGCTGCCCGTACGGGGTGATCGAGCGGCGTGAGGACGACGGGCGCGCGTGGAAGTGCACGTTGTGCTACGACCGCTTGCGGGACGGGCTGGAACCGGCGTGCGCGAAGGCGTGCCCGACCGATTCGATCCAGTTCGGGCCGCTGGACGAGCTGCGGGAGCGGGCCGCGCGCCGGGTGGACGCGCTGCACGAGGCCGGGGTGGCCGAGGCACGGCTGTACGGCGAGAGCCCGGACGACGGTGTGGGCGGGGACGGTGCGTTCTTCCTGCTGCTGGACGAGCCCGAGGTGTACGGCCTGCCGCCGGATCCGGTGGTGCCCACCAAGGACGCCGGGTCGATGTGGCGGTACGCGGGCATGGCCGCCTCCGCGCTGGTGGCCGCCGCGGTGTCGGTCTTCTTCGGACGGGGCAGGGGATGA
- the nrfD gene encoding NrfD/PsrC family molybdoenzyme membrane anchor subunit yields the protein MREQVAVPKAEFRSYYGRPVLKPPVWEWKIPAYLFTGGLSAGSALLGAGADLTDRPVLRRAGRLGALGALAASMYLLVADLGRPERFLHMLRVAKPSSPMSMGTWILVAYGPGAGVAAVAELVPARLARTWPGRLLRWAARPAGLSAAAIAPAVASYTSVLLSQTAVPGWHAAYRQLPFVFTGSAAASGAGLGLVCAPVAEAGPARRLAVVGAAAEVVASKLVDQRLGLISQAYTTGRAHRLRRWAEYLTVGGAVGALAGRRSRAVSVVSGLALLAGSALQRFGVFEAGVESTKDPKYVVVPQRERVSRARGR from the coding sequence ATGAGGGAACAGGTCGCGGTGCCGAAGGCGGAGTTCCGGTCGTACTACGGGCGGCCGGTGCTCAAGCCGCCGGTGTGGGAGTGGAAGATCCCGGCCTACCTGTTCACCGGCGGGTTGTCGGCCGGGTCGGCGCTGCTCGGTGCGGGCGCGGACCTGACGGACCGGCCGGTGCTGCGGCGGGCGGGCCGCCTGGGCGCGCTGGGTGCGCTCGCGGCGAGCATGTACCTGCTGGTCGCCGATCTGGGCCGGCCGGAGCGCTTCCTGCACATGCTGCGGGTGGCCAAGCCGAGTTCGCCGATGAGCATGGGCACCTGGATCCTGGTGGCCTACGGGCCGGGCGCCGGGGTGGCGGCGGTGGCCGAGCTGGTGCCGGCGAGGCTGGCGAGGACGTGGCCGGGGCGGTTGCTGCGGTGGGCGGCGCGACCGGCCGGGCTCTCCGCGGCGGCGATCGCGCCCGCGGTGGCGTCCTACACGTCGGTGCTGCTGTCGCAGACGGCGGTGCCGGGGTGGCACGCGGCGTACCGGCAGCTGCCGTTCGTGTTCACCGGGTCGGCCGCGGCCAGTGGCGCGGGGCTGGGGCTGGTGTGCGCGCCGGTCGCCGAGGCGGGCCCGGCGCGGCGGCTGGCGGTGGTTGGCGCGGCGGCCGAGGTGGTGGCGTCGAAGCTGGTCGACCAGCGGCTCGGCCTGATCTCGCAGGCGTACACGACGGGCAGGGCGCACCGGCTGCGGAGGTGGGCGGAGTACCTGACCGTCGGGGGCGCGGTGGGTGCGCTGGCGGGTCGTCGCAGCCGTGCGGTGTCCGTGGTGTCGGGACTGGCGTTGCTGGCGGGTAGCGCGTTGCAGCGGTTCGGGGTGTTCGAGGCCGGGGTGGAGTCCACGAAGGACCCGAAGTACGTGGTGGTGCCACAGCGGGAGCGGGTCAGCCGGGCGCGCGGGCGCTGA
- a CDS encoding MBL fold metallo-hydrolase, with product MFPADSLTFIGTATTLIRLGPFTVLTDPNFLHRGQWSHFGQGLVSRRRTEPAAQVADLPPLDGVVLSHLHGDHFDRIARRDLPADVPILTTEHAATRLSKKGFGATIALPTWHSETLADGDATLTVTAVPARHSRGPLDRILPPVMGSIWEYTPHPGAAALRLYVSGDTIIHDELSQIRRRYPDIDVAVLHLGGTRVLGVLVSMDDRQGGHMLELMNPTHVVPVHFDDYGKFTSPVSNFLAEAARRHPATDVRLLARGESFPLANLISARAPG from the coding sequence ATGTTCCCCGCCGACTCGCTCACCTTCATCGGCACCGCCACCACCCTCATCCGGCTAGGGCCGTTCACCGTGCTCACCGACCCGAACTTCCTGCACCGCGGCCAGTGGTCCCACTTCGGCCAGGGGCTGGTCTCCCGGCGCCGCACCGAACCCGCCGCCCAGGTGGCCGACCTGCCGCCCCTGGACGGGGTGGTGCTGTCCCACCTGCACGGCGACCACTTCGACCGCATCGCCCGCCGCGACCTGCCCGCCGACGTGCCCATCCTGACCACCGAGCACGCCGCGACCCGGCTGTCCAAGAAGGGCTTCGGTGCCACCATCGCCCTGCCGACCTGGCACAGCGAAACCCTCGCCGACGGCGACGCGACCCTCACCGTCACCGCCGTCCCCGCCCGGCACTCCCGCGGCCCGCTCGACCGGATCCTGCCACCGGTGATGGGCAGCATCTGGGAGTACACCCCGCACCCCGGCGCCGCCGCACTGCGCCTCTACGTCAGCGGCGACACGATCATCCACGACGAACTCAGCCAGATCCGCCGGCGCTACCCCGACATCGACGTCGCCGTGCTGCACCTGGGCGGCACCCGCGTGCTCGGCGTGCTGGTCAGCATGGACGACCGCCAGGGCGGCCACATGCTGGAGCTGATGAACCCCACCCATGTGGTACCGGTCCACTTCGACGACTACGGCAAGTTCACCTCACCCGTGTCGAACTTCCTCGCCGAGGCCGCCCGGCGGCATCCGGCCACCGACGTGCGCCTGCTCGCGCGCGGCGAGAGCTTCCCGCTGGCGAACCTGATCAGCGCCCGCGCGCCCGGCTGA
- a CDS encoding MFS transporter: MPLAVFVLGFAIFCLNTTEVMVAGLLPSLSGGLGVSITAAGNLVTVFALGMVFGGPVLTLTLRKAPPKQAMVMMFVLFLAGQTIGALATAYWAMVLARVVTALATAAFFGLAASVCANLVPADKIGRALAIVFGGFMVANVFGLPLATFIDQLMGWRAAFWAVDILVALCLVLVVCTVKAVPAPQAPDVRSELSVFRSGRLWGAFATNALLIGAVFATFAYLAPVLTEVAGFSAAVVPLLFVLYGVGTVVGNIVLGRLADAHTMRVLWLGGVVLAVLLGLYALVASSQALSVVALFLLGFTGMPLNPAMASRVMRLSNSGALINTMNTATICAGITVGSWLAGLGVDAFGYRAPMWTGALLAVGALVSLLLARAAGGRRTTSAGPVPQVSSPH; this comes from the coding sequence ATGCCCCTCGCGGTCTTCGTCCTCGGCTTCGCGATCTTCTGCCTCAACACGACAGAGGTCATGGTGGCCGGACTGCTCCCGTCGCTCTCCGGCGGCCTCGGCGTCTCGATCACCGCCGCGGGCAATCTGGTCACCGTCTTCGCGCTGGGCATGGTCTTCGGCGGCCCGGTGCTGACGCTCACGCTCCGCAAGGCGCCGCCCAAGCAGGCGATGGTCATGATGTTCGTGCTGTTCCTGGCGGGGCAGACCATCGGCGCCCTCGCCACCGCCTACTGGGCGATGGTGCTCGCCCGCGTCGTCACGGCCCTGGCGACCGCGGCCTTCTTCGGGCTCGCCGCCTCCGTGTGCGCCAACCTCGTCCCGGCGGACAAGATCGGCCGTGCCCTGGCCATCGTGTTCGGCGGCTTCATGGTGGCCAACGTCTTCGGCCTGCCCCTGGCCACCTTCATCGACCAGCTCATGGGGTGGCGGGCCGCGTTCTGGGCCGTGGACATCCTCGTCGCCCTGTGCCTCGTCCTGGTCGTCTGCACCGTCAAGGCCGTCCCGGCACCGCAGGCGCCGGACGTGCGTTCCGAGCTGTCGGTGTTCCGCAGCGGGCGGCTCTGGGGCGCGTTCGCCACCAACGCCCTGCTGATCGGCGCGGTGTTCGCCACCTTCGCCTACCTCGCTCCGGTGCTGACCGAGGTGGCGGGCTTCTCCGCCGCCGTCGTCCCGCTGCTGTTCGTGCTCTACGGCGTGGGCACCGTCGTGGGCAACATCGTGCTGGGGCGCCTGGCGGACGCGCACACGATGCGCGTCCTGTGGCTCGGCGGCGTGGTCCTGGCGGTGCTGCTGGGCCTGTACGCGCTGGTCGCGAGCAGCCAAGCGCTGTCCGTCGTGGCGTTGTTCCTGCTGGGATTCACCGGGATGCCGCTCAATCCGGCCATGGCGTCACGGGTCATGCGCCTGTCCAACAGCGGCGCCCTGATCAACACCATGAACACCGCGACGATCTGCGCGGGCATCACCGTGGGCAGCTGGCTCGCCGGGCTCGGCGTCGACGCCTTCGGTTACCGGGCCCCGATGTGGACGGGTGCGCTGCTCGCGGTCGGCGCTCTGGTGAGCCTGCTGCTCGCGCGGGCCGCCGGAGGACGCCGCACCACCAGCGCCGGTCCCGTCCCCCAGGTCTCCAGCCCGCACTGA
- a CDS encoding TetR/AcrR family transcriptional regulator, which translates to MGRPRKFDETSALTAVMNTFWQRGYEATTTRDLAESTGMGLSSLSNAFGDKRQLYLRALRRYYETNTAVQVELLGRPGPVKDRLRNLMTQAIDLDLADPPSLGCLVINASIEMANTDAEVAQEVRRHFTTVERAVHAAVAHGQRTGEITRDRTATALTHHVLTSYYGLRVLARVQPDRTALMDVVDTMVAKL; encoded by the coding sequence ATGGGCAGGCCCAGGAAGTTCGACGAGACCAGCGCGCTCACCGCGGTCATGAACACGTTCTGGCAGCGCGGGTACGAGGCGACGACGACCCGCGACCTGGCCGAATCGACGGGCATGGGGCTGTCCAGCCTGTCCAACGCCTTCGGGGACAAGCGGCAGCTCTACTTGCGCGCGCTGCGCCGCTACTACGAGACGAACACCGCGGTGCAGGTCGAGCTCCTCGGCCGGCCGGGGCCGGTCAAGGACCGGCTGCGGAACCTGATGACCCAGGCCATCGACCTCGACCTGGCCGATCCGCCCTCCCTGGGCTGCCTCGTCATCAACGCCTCGATCGAGATGGCGAACACCGATGCGGAGGTGGCGCAGGAGGTGCGCCGCCACTTCACCACGGTCGAGCGCGCGGTGCACGCCGCGGTGGCCCACGGGCAGCGCACCGGGGAGATCACCCGCGACCGGACCGCGACGGCGCTGACCCATCACGTGCTGACCAGCTACTACGGTCTGCGGGTGCTCGCCCGCGTCCAGCCCGACCGGACGGCGCTGATGGACGTGGTGGACACGATGGTGGCCAAGCTGTGA
- a CDS encoding CaiB/BaiF CoA transferase family protein: MGPLAGIKVLELAGIGPGPHAAMILADLGADVVRVERPSGGLRMMPPEARDHLLRGRRSIAADLKTPEGGRLVGQLVTKADVLLEGLRPGVAERLGVGPQDCFARNPRLVYGRMTGWGQDGPMAERAGHDINYISLTGALYAVRDPAGKPIPPLNLVGDFGGGSMFLVAGVLAALLERERSGRGQVVDAAMVDGASVLLQMMWAMRAQGAWSDEPGTNLLDTGCPFYDTYRCADGEYIAVGALEPQFYAELLRGLELDGEDLPAQGDRDGWPKLRQRFTEVIATRTRDEWAAVFVGTDACVTPVLSFAEAARNEHLVARGSVRELNGVTQAAPAPRFSRTPATDPKPPATPGADTEDVIRDWGVPG, from the coding sequence ATGGGGCCGCTGGCCGGGATCAAGGTGCTGGAACTGGCGGGCATCGGCCCGGGACCGCATGCGGCGATGATCCTCGCCGATCTCGGTGCCGACGTCGTCCGGGTCGAGCGACCCTCGGGCGGGTTGCGCATGATGCCGCCCGAGGCGCGGGACCACCTGCTGCGCGGCCGCCGGTCGATCGCCGCGGACCTCAAGACCCCCGAGGGCGGGCGGCTGGTCGGGCAGCTGGTGACGAAGGCCGATGTGCTGCTGGAGGGACTGCGGCCCGGAGTGGCCGAACGGCTCGGGGTCGGCCCGCAGGACTGCTTCGCCCGCAACCCGCGCCTGGTCTACGGCCGCATGACCGGCTGGGGACAGGACGGCCCGATGGCGGAGCGCGCCGGGCACGACATCAACTACATCTCCCTCACCGGCGCGCTGTACGCGGTGCGTGACCCGGCGGGCAAGCCGATCCCGCCGCTGAACCTGGTCGGCGATTTCGGCGGCGGGTCGATGTTCCTGGTCGCCGGGGTGCTCGCGGCACTGCTGGAGCGGGAGCGCTCGGGGCGTGGCCAGGTGGTGGACGCGGCGATGGTCGACGGGGCGAGCGTGCTCCTGCAGATGATGTGGGCGATGCGCGCGCAGGGGGCCTGGTCCGACGAACCCGGCACGAACCTGCTGGACACCGGGTGTCCCTTCTACGACACCTACCGCTGCGCCGACGGCGAGTACATCGCGGTGGGGGCGCTGGAGCCCCAGTTCTACGCCGAGCTGCTGCGGGGGCTGGAGCTGGACGGCGAGGACCTGCCCGCCCAGGGCGACCGCGACGGCTGGCCGAAGCTGCGGCAGCGGTTCACCGAGGTGATCGCCACCCGCACCCGCGACGAGTGGGCGGCGGTGTTCGTCGGCACCGACGCCTGCGTGACGCCGGTGCTGTCCTTCGCCGAGGCGGCCCGCAACGAGCACCTGGTGGCCCGCGGCTCGGTGCGGGAGCTCAACGGTGTCACCCAGGCCGCGCCCGCGCCACGGTTCTCCCGCACCCCCGCCACGGACCCGAAGCCGCCGGCCACCCCGGGTGCGGACACCGAGGACGTGATCCGGGACTGGGGCGTGCCGGGCTGA
- a CDS encoding ChaB family protein produces MPGREALPSTLKRSSRKAQDTWVKTHDSAVETYGEGRRAHQTAYASLKHSFEKVGDHWEEKGRKGPSDKQAARGAGRKPTKTAGGVDASASKQHLYDVAKKLDIKGRSSMSKDELVKAIQKANDRKTAQARR; encoded by the coding sequence ATGCCCGGACGTGAAGCCCTGCCCAGCACGCTGAAGCGGTCGTCGAGGAAGGCGCAGGACACGTGGGTGAAAACCCACGACTCGGCGGTCGAGACCTACGGCGAGGGCCGGCGGGCGCACCAGACGGCGTACGCGTCGCTGAAGCACTCGTTCGAAAAGGTCGGGGACCACTGGGAGGAGAAGGGTCGCAAGGGCCCCTCCGACAAGCAGGCCGCGCGCGGCGCCGGCCGCAAGCCGACGAAGACCGCCGGCGGCGTGGACGCCTCGGCCAGCAAGCAGCACCTGTACGACGTGGCCAAGAAGCTGGACATCAAGGGCCGCTCGTCGATGAGCAAGGACGAGCTGGTCAAGGCCATCCAGAAGGCCAACGACCGCAAGACCGCCCAGGCTCGCCGGTAG
- a CDS encoding SDR family oxidoreductase translates to MGQPRQQQEPPGVTDEMEPGPQDRMAGYTGRGLLRDQRALVTGGDSGIGRAVAIAFAKEGADVAIAYLDEHSDAEETAELVRKEGRRCLLLPGDLGSREQCRKIVDETVRELGGLDVLVNNVATQQELDAPEDLTDEQWMRTFDVNIHSYFRVTHAALPHLGEGSAIINTASVNGLRGNKSLIDYSATKGAVIAWTYAMAQALADRGIRINAVAPGPVWTPLIPATMSAEHVEKFGQQVPMGRAAQPDELAPSYVFFAAGRLSSYYTGEVLAALGGETLPG, encoded by the coding sequence ATGGGACAGCCACGGCAGCAGCAGGAACCGCCGGGTGTGACGGACGAGATGGAGCCCGGGCCGCAGGACCGGATGGCGGGCTACACCGGGCGCGGGTTGCTGCGCGACCAGCGGGCGCTGGTCACCGGCGGGGACTCCGGTATCGGCCGCGCCGTGGCGATCGCCTTCGCCAAGGAAGGCGCGGACGTGGCGATCGCCTACCTGGACGAGCACTCCGACGCCGAGGAGACCGCCGAGCTGGTCCGCAAGGAGGGCCGCCGCTGCCTGCTCCTGCCCGGGGACCTGGGGTCGCGCGAGCAGTGCCGCAAGATCGTGGACGAGACGGTGCGCGAGCTCGGCGGACTGGACGTGCTGGTCAACAACGTGGCCACGCAGCAGGAGCTGGACGCACCCGAGGACCTGACCGACGAGCAGTGGATGCGCACCTTCGACGTCAACATCCACAGCTACTTCCGGGTGACGCACGCGGCGCTGCCGCACCTGGGCGAGGGTTCGGCGATCATCAACACGGCCTCGGTGAACGGGTTGCGCGGCAACAAGTCGCTGATCGACTACTCGGCCACCAAGGGCGCGGTGATCGCCTGGACCTACGCGATGGCGCAGGCACTGGCCGACCGGGGGATCCGGATCAACGCGGTCGCGCCGGGTCCGGTGTGGACACCGCTGATCCCGGCGACGATGTCGGCCGAGCACGTGGAGAAGTTCGGGCAGCAGGTGCCGATGGGCCGGGCGGCGCAGCCGGACGAGCTGGCACCGTCCTACGTGTTCTTCGCAGCCGGGCGGCTGTCGTCCTACTACACCGGCGAGGTGCTCGCCGCGCTCGGCGGCGAGACGCTGCCGGGCTGA